The genomic stretch TAGTAGAATTGAATTGACATCACAAAAGCCTTAGATCCATCTTATTAATTCTTTTTGTAGGAAACATATACTAAACAAAAGTCGGCCTTACACGAAAACTTggttcctctttttttttttttttttttttttttggtgacgaggggttgaatccaATGTTGCTaagatcgggattctactttgaatcgatggggagggtaggatcgaatcggtagaatcggatcgtagaatcgtaagattctacaaattcactaaatatagttttttatctggtaaaaatatataattgaggatcaaaacacttatttatacccaaaatattgataattaatgaGTTTAGTATCATTTCATGAACATGTCTCTACAAATTACATGAAATTTGGATTTTacgatgtcattatataaaaatatattttaatatgttTACTATGGAGTCGGATCATAGGATCAtaagatcgtagaatcgtattatgattctacctctagaaaatttcaaataaataggatcgtaagattctacaaacatgatagaatcgtaggatccaggatcggtcaagcatttttggatcgtaaaatcgtagaatcataggatcgaatcgggattTTGATAACAatggttgaatccccccgggcacATGCAGATGCAATACCCTGCAAACCACGTGAGCCAGCATTTGTACATAATATGAAACTGATTAACTTGGACCGAAGAAAAATTGTGAtcgtaaacaaaaaaaaatactcGTAATAAACTAACGGAAAAGAAGCAAAATTAACAATAATTGATCAAATAAATTGGAAgtacaaacaaacaaacacaaatgTTGGAAAACGGCTCTGAAATTCATGACTTATATACAAAAGGTTATAGAGTTGGATCGAGTAATTAGGAAGGATGCAACTTGTTAATGAGTGATTGTCATGCAAATATGCAATCAGCAATTTCAATGGGATGGCCGCAAGGGAGTCCTGGATTTCTTAtacaaatagacatctatatttTTCAACATCCTCTAATAGACGTGGTTTATTTCTCAATTTGCTATGGAGTCATCAAACGCTTGTAGTAGTTAATGCTAACTCGCTTTCTGTAGTAGTTAATGCTAACTCGCGTTctgtttttttattcattttgtaGAAATATGAGATTGTAATCGACTAACATTTATATAttatactcccttcatttcattttTATTGTCTCTTTTCTCCAAAATTTATCCCATATTTATTGTCCCCTTTCGTAATTTAATATGATAAATTAGTAAGCTACCAATACCCCTAAATTTCTAACTACCATTCACCCTATCAAAATTGTATTGTCTCtgtttctcaaaaaaaaaaaaaaaaattgtattgtctCTATTGTTCTTAATTAGAGTAGAGTAGTAATTTTATCTATTAAATCCTTCTCAAATAAGAAAAGTAGGGCAATAAAAATGAGATAGACGGAATACAACTTTAAAAATACGTGTTGTCCAAATAAGCAATCCATGCACAAAAGCGGCATTGCTTATGCTAAATCCCGTTTTTCACACTAATAAGATTGCTAATATCTTAGGCGTCAAGCTTTCACCTGAAAAACTAAACCGCAACAAATATTTCTTAAGGATGTGTCTAGAGATTATCAACTTTGGGGCACAAGAATTTGTTGTCAACTCCTTTTCCTACTCATCTAATACATTCACTACATATTTAAATCCCATCAGGGGTGTCTAAGGCCACGGGCAACCACGGGCGTGGGAACCGGGCCTCCGGTTTTGGTCACCGTATTATAAGCTTTTATTAATGAAATTTAATACAAATCTCGAAGTATAATATACTTGTGCATTCATTTTGGGGCCTCATTTTTCCATGTCGCACCGGGCCTCCATTTGTTTTAAGACGCCCCTGAATCCCATTATAAATAATGTATAAACCTAATTTATTTTCACAATTTTCAACTCTAATTATctcctaacaaaaaaaaaatctacaaaaaacaaaaccctactttactaatattattaatcttCATACAGTAATTAAACATTATTCAGAAATCAGAATATTACTCCTGAACatcacgaaaaaaaaaacagaaagccATTATACTTTGTGATATTAGCATATTAGTTAGTTAAGCATAAGTAACGGAAAAAGGGTAATCAACACTAATTTGTAAAGcaaacaaaaacaatttaaatATCACTATCATTAATAACAAATAACACATGAATATGAGATACAAAGTAGGAGCATTTACTACTATTAAAAAGAAACTATTAccataaaaggaaaaaaaaaagtatgtgTATTTTTTGATTATTGATTATGAACGGAAAAAGAAATACCAATACAACTTGTTTTCTCAATGAGTATATATAGATGGCATAGAAGTTCTTTTCCGGTAGATTTTTTATAGTCATCAAATACAAAAAGTAGGAGTTCGTTCCATATTATTATAGGTAGTCCAATTTTTATCTTAATATGTATATTTTTATCTTAAATATATGGCTTAGTTGTCTTCTATCAAAATTCCTATATGGAATATCTAACGTGTATAGACAATCAAATATTATCACctctattaaaaaaaaaaattgctcgAAAGTCATTCGCTAAAGTTGGACtgtctataatcgctcgaaaaaagcttcctttattaatatagatagatagatatatgtatattgattgattgattgctCATACTTTATAAGAATATTTTATCATGGTTATATctttgtatcacacatatcaaatTTCTcaccaattggtctcccttgtgacgggttaccatttgtgacagATATTTTGtaagttaaaatggtaacaaaatgggttagtggagaaaggggaccacatgaatagtgttgcagagagagaaaaagtgggtactttgtgaggtaaaatggtatccgtcactcaagagtgacggatatgtgccgtcacaaacaagaatttgtgatttcTCACTGATTTgtcaaaaaaaattacatataacctTCGAGCCTTGTTTTTTAAAATATTCGAAGAAAAAAAATAATCCAAAACATGACAATTATATATAGGCTCAATTTCAGCTCGAGCTTCTCGAACTCGCAAGCTTGATAACGAGCATATTTTTTTCGAACTCGGGTAAGCTCGAGCtcgagttttggttcttgagcacaagccgagcaaggccaagctcgggctcaGCTCGGCTCGTTAGCACCCTTCTTGTAGTCCGTGACTAAATTTGCATATTCAGAGAACTTGTATTTCAGAAAGTGGGGATTTTACAAGCTGACAAACGTGTTATCGACTAAGAGTACATTTTATGAAGTAATTTTCCTGCGGTCAATTTCACTCTATCACGCATTCACCCAGAGCTAATCAGCTAAACTAAGTTAGCAAATAATAGTATGAGTGTAATATTCACAATGCGAGTTAAAGTCCCGTCAGCATTAAAATCACCTTTCGGCAttctttacaaaaaaaaaaaaaatcagctgATAGAACTGTGAAACAAATCCTAGTCCGTAATTTGTTTGGCCGACCTATGAATGTTTCAAGTTCTAATTTCGTCAATATCATTCCTTAATTTCGTCAATTTAGTCATTTGTCCTACATTGACGAGTAATGAACTAATGACTAACAATTTCTTCAATGGGATACCTGCCTTACAGTGTCGAGCAGTCGAGAAAATCTCAGTTGGCGCTCGTATTGGCTGGTCATCTAGAGCAGAACAGTCCCTGATGCAATAATTTCTTCTGGAATCCTAGTGCTGTGAGTAGACGCAGCGCTATATCGAGACATACCCTCTTTGTTGAATGAGCTTCCCATCTTCAATAACAAGAGATTGAATATACAAATTCATATATACTCGTCCACTTAATACTGAATAACAAGATATTTAATAACAACAATCGGTTAATTAGAAGGCGACTGACTTACCTGAGTTACAATTGCATAGAGTGGTAGAAAGCTGAAGCTGCAAATGAACTGAACAACCAGCCTTGATAAAGTAAATTAAAACCAACAGTTAGAAATATCGCAAAAAAAACAAGTCGGTTTCAAGCTGCAAATGAACTGAACAAACAGGTTCTTACATGATGAAAACTCTTGCAATGGCTAGTTTAGGATCTCCCATTAAGCAAGAGTAGAACTTGAACTTGAACTGTAACATATCAAATGCAATGTTATAGTAAGTTTCGGAAGTAATTTGAGGAGTAGATGCGTAAAATAGATGGAAATGTGCTCTGACCAATGTCCAGAAGAAAATTGCAAACCCAAATGAGTTCATAAATAGAATGGCATGAATCGCCATGAGCATAATTTTTGGTCTTTTGAACCAAAAGTAATCATCCGAAGGATAGAGTCGTATTTCTCCAACAATGACAGTATGTCTCTGAGCTACATAAGTCGCCAAATCCGTTATCACTTTCTCCAATTTCGTCCCAACGACAAGTGAGAGCTGTAATAAAAAATATCAAGCAGATCACAAATGTACGGTTCATTACACTAGTTTTGCATCCAAAAAAGTTTGAATACGCGGTACTTACAAAGAGCGGGATAAATGAGAACCAGAAATAAATATTCCACCCTGCACAAAGCAGTAAACAATCAATGAGAGCTTAGTCTCCTGTAAATATATACGGAGTACTAATATACGAGGTTACGAGTACAATATACCTGCAACATTGAGTGATAAAGAAACTACTGCAAATATCCATAGGAACCATCTGCCAGAAGGAAAGGTGTAAGGAGTTGATGCTGTAATTACTATGAAAGTCACATTATAGTTGCCTTTTACAGTATACCTTATAGATACGACTTTCTTAAAATCGGCTTCGTATGCATATACCACATAGTTGTGAAAGTTGAACCTTTGATTTCCGTTGCAATGTGCCTGAAAAGCCCTATATTAGAACGAACATTGCTGAAAACACGATTTGAAGTGATGAGTTATTTTGTCGAGAATGTATTATTTTACCAAAATGAAGCCCATTCGCATTGCTTCATAATCTGCTTTCGTCACCACTCCTCCAAGATAATTGAAGAACGAATACTGAAAGGAAAAAAACAGAGATTTTGCTGACTGATATTTTACAGACAGCATTAACTGAAACCAGATCTTATTGAAAGGGCTTTTTGCTAACCACGTAATGTCGTTTCTTAGCATCAACACCATCAAACCGCTCCCTTATAAATGTAAGAGATCGTGTCTCCAAGACTTTGAGGCTCTTATCTGTGACATAAACGCCATTTTGTAACTCGTCATGCCATACAGAAAACAAACCTCTATACTTCAGCATAAATTGGAGGCTCGTTAATATTACCGTCATCAAGGTCAATCTGATATCTTATGGATTCCTCCCATTTCCGCCATAGACTTATCTACAAATTATGATTACCATACCATAAACAGGTTTAAAACTAGAAATCAAAAAATGTCAATTTTCTCAGAGTTAAAGAAATACCTTTGCCTCTCCGAGAAGAACTGTAATTGTGCAGTTAATTGCATGAGCCAATGCTAAAATAAAGATAAGGTAGTGAAGTTCATGGAGCACGGTTAATGATAACAGCGGAACCTTTCCCTGCAAGGATAAATGAATGACTTTTATCACTAacattatttgattatttgaaaCAAATCATTAATACCTGAGGCCTGAGGCCGGCGTACCTCTTTACACACGGAGGTCCCGCTGTCTTCAGCTAAATGTCGGCCACCAGTACTGTCGCTGGTATGACAAGGAAGCCACATCAAGGACAACTCCTCTGGTATGCACCATCCCTTTGTATTATCTTGAGCGAGAGCAATTAGAAGGGATACAAAACCCATTAACATCAGCTCTGCAGGATTAATTTTCGATATCTGTTGTGAGAAACTGataacataaaacataaaaattgaAGCCGAAATGATGTTTAAGATGTCGGTCACCTTCTTTGATCGTCTGCAAGGCCTCGTACAGAGGTTTCTTATCATTCCTTTTCAATACCTGCAATTTTCGCTAATGGTTGGTTATTCTTAGCATTTTTCTCGATTTTAAAAAAGGTCTTGGGCAGACGGAGAAAGGAAAAAGAGTTACATTGCCAAGCAAGTCGATTAACTTTTCGATAACCCAAGAAATGGTAATGATAACAAAAACAACAGCTCCAATGATCCATGATGGTGTGGTTTCGAAGGTTGGACCACCTCCTTCAGCCATCTTTCCTTACGCTGTCTCGTTCCAAAAGATGCTTTTAGATTATTCTTCAGTTCTGCAACTTGGATTACTATAGTTTTCTGTAATGCATTTTAGTATTACGGTATCCGTATTATATAGTACTGTACCTACAACGTGCATCCCAGAATTCCAACAGCTATGTCCTGGAGAAGTTGTTACTGATGTACATACACCACTTGACCATATTCTATTAGAGATTATCATGGCTGATGACAGGGTCAAAATCTGTCTTACAAGTCTCTAAATCAACAACAATATTACTCTTTCCGTCTCAGACATTTGTTTACCGTTTATATTTAACCCGAGGgttattttaatcaaagataaacaaatgattggggcgGAACCGCAGAAGGAGTATGCTATATACCCTTTTCACCTTTTGGTCCAGGTCTCACTTTGAATATTCACAGAATCACAGAATGTTTATTTTTGGGAAGTGCAGATCTTACATGTTAACAAACGTGTGATCAACTAGCTTAGGGGTATGTTTGACAGACAATTTTTCTTTCGGTCAACGTTTAGTCCGTGTAGAAGATCGATGCAAACTAGTTTAGCGGGTAGAATCATGAAGTGTGGTTTCATAACGTCAGTTTAAATCCCGTTAACATTAATTGCATAACATCAGTTTAAATCCCGTTAATATTAATTGCAAATAGTCATCAGGATGTTTCAGCAAAAGTGTGAACATTCCGTGATCTTTCCGACTAATGCTTACACTCAAACGACtgctacaacaacaacaacaacaacaaaaacgccGTCATCCCAAAATAATTAGGGTCAGCTTACATGAATCATGGTTATCATTTTTATTACAATTGTATGATGTTAGGAAGCCAGTGAGCTAACTGCCTAACTATCTAATGTTTCAGGAAATTATTACTTGCACATTCGTCATGGCTGTTTTCTCCTCCAATTTGTAGTCGGAGATTTGATCGTCTCAGCTGTTATCTCTGACAAATCATTTCTTACTTTCAACTTCCAATTTTGCCTCCGGTTTCTTGCCTGGTTGAACAGCCTCCTCTGACATATCCATTGAACCAAATCCTCTTCTTGTGTGGGCATCACCATCAATGGAACCAAAGTCGGAATTTTCCATCGCCTCCACGTGGCAAGAGCTTCCCATCTTCATCCATATCAAGATAAAGAGTATTCAAATGAAAAGAAATTATATGACTTTCAACGAGTCAgaaatgggacagaggatctgCACTTGAAGCGATGCCAATGTAGTAAACTTACCTGGGTTACAATTGCATAGAGTGGTAGGGTGCTGTAACTAAGCAGAATCTGCACAATTATTCTACAAGTTtgccaaaaaattagaaaatgctTAATAAACTAATGTAAACATTACTGAGAAAAATGGAAGCACCAGTTTCGCCGTCTTACACTATAATGAGTCTAGGGATGGTGAAGATATTCCTCTCCATGCTGCATGGATGAAATCCATATCGAGTCTGCAAGAGAAGAGTCAATGATTTAAGGCCTTAAACCTATATTCTTGATCATTTATATTTATTGAAAGAGACTGAATTTTTCGTACTGacataaatccaaaaaaaaagcGCTACTGCGAATGAATTGCAGGACAGGATGACATTTATCAGCAGTAAGGTGATTTTTGGTttgttgaaccaaaaataatgaTCTGATGGTTGAATTTGTATCTCTTCCACGTCCTCCGAGTGTCTGCTGACAACTTCAGTAGCTAAAACCGTAATCACTTGCTCCAATTTCGTACCTAAAATGAGCAGTAACTGCAAATACAGGCCGATTTTTCCTAATAAGTGCAGCATTTGTTAAGGATGCACAAAATCAATGCATAGATATTTAAAGAAAGTTTCTTGCACTTACTGTCAACGGAAGAAAGGCGATCCAAAAATACATATGCCACCCTGCATGATAGAACAGTCAAATTTAAGAGACGGCAGGTCATTCGCTTGCCTTTACTTTTAACACAAAGATCAAGAAACGAGGAGGAAACATTAAGGTATAGAACCATTCGAGTGTCTCACTGACTGgtttttttggttaaaaaaaaTTGCAGTAAAGCTTACCAGCTAAGTTGAGTAGCAAAGAGATTACGACAATCACCCAAACGTACCAGCTGCGGTAAATGAAACAAATGTTTCTATGTAAGTAGATTTTCGaagatgtaaaaaaaaaaattttaaaaaatcagAAGTTGCAGGGTCTTTTATGCATTACCTGATCGAAATCACTTTCGCAAAATCAGCTTCAAAAGCGCGGATCATGTAATCATAGAAGTTGAAGTTTGGGTTGTCTCTGCAATGAGTCTAATGCAAAATCTGAGTGAAACATTTGTAGCAGAAAAAGAAAGACCCAAATAAGGTGAGAATTTACAGTTTGTAGAATCAAGTTACCATGATGAAACCTGTGCGCATTGCAAAGTAATCTGATTCGCTCACTGAACCATACAGATGCTTAGCGAATGATTGCTGAgacataaaagaagagaaatgataCATGGGAACTTTAGCCTGGAACATGAGGAATATCAGGATTTAGGACTGCAGGACGTACCAACCAAATTCGCTTTCTAGCTTCAGTTCCCATAAACCGATTCTTGATGAAACTGTCATTTTTAATGTCGAGGACTCTGAGTTCTGTAGATGTGTAAACAATGCTATCACATAAGTTTTCCAAAATGTGCATAATACAGGTATCAGAGACGTCGAAGCATTACCATTATCAGAACAATTAATGTTCTTGATAATTTCCTCCTCCCATTTCCTCCATTGACTAATCTATATGTTACAGTATAAGAAACTTATTAAGTctagaaaaaataaaaacaaacttttcaaagGACTGATCAATACATGAAAATGATCGGATGAATGCTGTAGATTACGTACCTTGATTGCTCCTAACAGGACTGTCAAAGCACATACAACCACATGAACTACGGCTAGTATAAAGATCAGTATATGTAGATCGTGCAGTGCGTGATATGATAAAAGAGGGACCTTTCCCTACAAAATTTTTACAGTACTACCAATCAAAATCAAGATTATCAGAATTGACCGCTAGATTAAAATTTTCCTGCTGGAGTCGCGTTTAGAAAACATGAACAATAATAGCCCGAGTTCAAGTCATGATGATAACCAGTAAAATCTGGCCTAGGGTTCCGAAATGTGTGCTCAAAATGTAAAGATGAAGTATACCTTCTGCTGGCAGTAAGACTGAACTACACCCTCGGCCAAAAGGTGGCGTCCAGTACTAAAATGTGCAGTCGTGCTTGTATGGATATCAGTAATCCCGCTTGCTGGGTTACATGGTAGTCCTTTCGTTGCCCAGCTCGCTGGTATGCAGACCTTTACAATTTCATCTTGCAGTCTGGCCAGAAGCAAGGAAATGAATCCCATCAGCAACAGCTCTGCAACAAGCATACAATGTCGTATCAGATTGATGACCATAGTCGAAAACAAAGGCAGAAataaaatctgttttttttttcacctTCTTTTAACTTTTGCAATGCCTTGTAAAGGAACTTCCTGTTCATACTCTTCACCCTCTGCAATACACACTCGTAAACTCGTCATggtca from Silene latifolia isolate original U9 population chromosome 2, ASM4854445v1, whole genome shotgun sequence encodes the following:
- the LOC141634423 gene encoding MLO-like protein 15 gives rise to the protein MAEGGGPTFETTPSWIIGAVVFVIITISWVIEKLIDLLGNISKINPAELMLMGFVSLLIALAQDNTKGWCIPEELSLMWLPCHTSDSTGGRHLAEDSGTSVCKEGKVPLLSLTVLHELHYLIFILALAHAINCTITVLLGEAKISLWRKWEESIRYQIDLDDGKVLETRSLTFIRERFDGVDAKKRHYVYSFFNYLGGVVTKADYEAMRMGFILAHCNGNQRFNFHNYVVYAYEADFKKVVSIRWFLWIFAVVSLSLNVAGWNIYFWFSFIPLFLSLVVGTKLEKVITDLATYVAQRHTVIVGEIRLYPSDDYFWFKRPKIMLMAIHAILFMNSFGFAIFFWTLFKFKFYSCLMGDPKLAIARVFIMLVVQFICSFSFLPLYAIVTQMGSSFNKEGMSRYSAASTHSTRIPEEIIASGTVLL
- the LOC141642321 gene encoding MLO-like protein 15, with product MNRKFLYKALQKLKEELLLMGFISLLLARLQDEIVKVCIPASWATKGLPCNPASGITDIHTSTTAHFSTGRHLLAEGVVQSYCQQKGKVPLLSYHALHDLHILIFILAVVHVVVCALTVLLGAIKISQWRKWEEEIIKNINCSDNELRVLDIKNDSFIKNRFMGTEARKRIWLQSFAKHLYGSVSESDYFAMRTGFIMTHCRDNPNFNFYDYMIRAFEADFAKVISISWYVWVIVVISLLLNLAGWHMYFWIAFLPLTLLLILGTKLEQVITVLATEVVSRHSEDVEEIQIQPSDHYFWFNKPKITLLLINVILSCNSFAVALFFWIYTRYGFHPCSMERNIFTIPRLIIVIIVQILLSYSTLPLYAIVTQMGSSCHVEAMENSDFGSIDGDAHTRRGFGSMDMSEEAVQPGKKPEAKLEVESKK